TGGCCGGTGTTTCCGGGAAGCTACCCGTCGGCGGAGGGGTGGGTCGGCCACGAGACCTCGGCCGAGGACCTCGGACACGGTCCGGTTCCGGTGCACCGCGACTGGCGGGAGCGGCTCACCGCGGACGCCTCGGACGTCGCGGGCTGGTGGGCCGACCGGCCCTACAGCGTCCTGCTGGCCACGGGGGGCGGAGTCGAGACGATCGAGGTCGACGCCGATCTCGGACGGCGTGCCGCGATCGCGTTGCGCGCGCTGGCAACCCCCACGCCGATCGCGGCGACCCCCTACGGCCGGTGGTACTTCTTCACCGAGGCGGGGCGGGGACTCAACGAGGAACTGGCCGGGACGGCCGGGGTGAGACTGCACTCCACCGGCAGCTGGCTGCCGCTGCCGCCCTCGACGTTCCCGAACGGGGTGCTGCACTGGCGCGTCAAGCCGCAGCTCTGCGACTGGCGCCTTCCCGATCCGGCGCACGTCCAGGACGCGCTCACCACGGGCCTGCACCAGCTCTCCGGTGACCGGGGGAGGGCGCTCACCGCCACGGTCTGAGGATCGTTCGGCCCCGTTCGGACGGTCGTCGAACAGTTCGGCCGAGCCGGACTCCCGCGGTCTCGCGGGGCACGACGAACACCACACGGGGACCGGCGAGGCCGTTCCCACAACAGAATCCGGTGATTCGCGCGGTCAGGACGTCGGAGTGTCGGTCCGTTCGGCCAGCACCACGTCCAGTACCGCGATCGCGCCCGCCTTGTCCAGCGGTTCGTTGCCGTTCCCGCACTTCGGTGACTGAACGCAGGACGGGCAGCCGGCCGAGCAGTCGCAGGCAACGATCGCCTCCCGCGTCGCGGCCAACCACGGGAACAGCGCGGCGAAGCCGCGATCGGCGAACCCGGCACCTCCCGGGTGTCCATCGTGGACGAACACTGTCGCCTCCCCGGTGTCCGAGTGCAGTGCGGTGGACACCCCGCCGATATCCCATCGGTCGCAGGTCGCGAACAGCGGTAGCAGGCCGATCGCCGCGTGCTCGGCAGCATGCAGCGCGCCGGGGACGCGCGCCGGATCCAGCCCGGCGCCCCCCGGCGCGCTGCTCAGCAGCAGCTCCTCGTCGAGGCTGTACCACACCGCCCGGGTGGCCAAGCTGCGTTCGGGAAGGTCGAGCGGTCGCTGGTCCAGCACCTCGCCGCTGGGCAGCCGCCGCAGGTACCCGGTCACCCGGGAGGTGACCTCCACCTCGCCGAGGTTGGTCGACAACCCGTTCGGGGTGCGGTGCCGCCGCAGGGTGCGCAGCACCGCGATGTCGGTCTCCTCGCGCGGCGAGGTGTTCCACTCCGGATCCTCGGCGTGCACCAGCGCTATTCCCTCGTCCAGGTCGAGCTCGTCCACGACGAACGATTCGCCCTGGTGCAGGTAGACCGCTCCCGGGTGGACCAGGCCGTGCGCGGACTCCTGGTCCACGGTTCCCAGCAGTCGGCCCGAGTCGCTCTCGACCACCGCCGTCGGTTCCCCACCGGATCCCCGCAGTTCCACCGAGCGGTGCGGTCGCTGCCGGTCCGTCCAGTACCACCCGTTCCGCCGGGCCCGGAGCTGCCCGGCCCCGGTCAGCGCGGCCACGTTCTCACGCGCTGCCTCCCCGCCGAACTCGTGCAGTGCCTGTTCGTCCAGCGGAAGTTCCGCCGCCGCGCAGGCCAGGTGCGGACGCAGCACGTGCGGATTGCCGGGATCGAGCACCGTGGTCTCCACGGGACGGTCGAAGACGGCGCCGGGATTGTTCACCAGGTAGGTGTCCAACGGATCGTCCCGGGCCACGAAGACGACCAGCGCTCCCTCGCCCTCCCTGCCCGCTCGGCCCGCCTGCTGCCACAGCGAGGCGAGGGTTCCCGGGTAGCCAGCGACCACCACCGCGTCCAGCCCGGAGATGTCGACCCCGAGCTCCAGCGCGTTGGTGGTCGCCAGCGCGAGGAGGTCACCGGAGAGCAGTGCCCGTTCCAGTTCCCTGCGCTGTTCCGGGAGGTAGCCCCCTCGGTAGGCGGCGACCCTGCGCGCGAGTCGTGGGGCGACCTCCTCCAGGGAGCGCCGCGCCCCCAGCGCGGCGAGTTCAGCACCGGCGCGGGAACGGACGAACGCCAGGCAGCGGGCGGACTCGATCACCAGGTCGCTCATGATCCGCGCGGTCTCCGCGCCCGCGGAACGCCGGATCGGAGCACCGTTCTCCCCGGTGACCTCCTCCAGCAGCGGTGGTTCCCACAGCGCCACGGTGCGGTCGCCCCGCGGTGAACCGTCCTCGGTGACCGCTCGGCAGGTTCGGCCGGTGAGCGTGCTCCCCAACTCGGCCGGTTCCGCCACGGTGGCCGAGGCGAGCACGAAGACCGGCCGGGAGCCGTAGTGCTCAGCGACGCGCCGCAGCCTGCGCAGCAGCAGGGCGATGTGGGACCCGAATACACCGCGGTAGGTGTGGCACTCGTCGACGACGACGTAGCTCAGGTTCCGGAAGAACCGGGACCAGCGCGAGTGCCGGGGCAGGATGCCGTGGTGCAACATGTCCGGGTTGCTGAACACCCACCTGGAGTGGGCGCGCACCCAGTCCCGTTCCGTGTCGGGGGTGTCCCCGTCGTAGGTGGCGGGACGAACGCCCGACAGGTCGAGTTCGGTGACCGAGCGCAGTTGGTCGGCCCCCAGCGCCTTGGTCGGGGCCAGGTACAGCGCCGTGGCGCGGCTGTCACCGTCCAGGTGGGACAGTACCGGAAGCTGGTACGCCAGTGACTTGCCCGAGGCGGTGCCGGTGGCGATCACGACGTTGTTCCCCCGGTGCGCCAGTTCGGCGGCGTGGACCTGGTGGCTCCACGGACGTTCCGTACCTCTGGAGCGCAGCGCCGTCACGAGTCGTCGCGGTGCCCACTCCGGCCACTCGCCGTGCCGGGCGGGACGCCTGGGCAGGTGTTCGACGTGGCGTACCGGAGAGTCCTCCGGCGGCGTGGCCGCCAGCACCCTGTCGAGCAGCCGATTGCCCCCGCGCGCTCCGCGCGCACGCTCCTGTCCCGTTGAGCTCACGGTTCCGAGCCTCGCACGAGCCCCTGTCCGCGGGCTCCGCCGTGGGAGTCCGGCCGGCTCCTGGCTGCCGTGCCCCGTGCCCGCCCGGTCGGAGGGGCCACCCGGGCCGCTCGGTCGGCGCGTTCCGGCGGGTCCGTCGATCTCCATCGCTTCAGCCGGCGAGCCGTCCCCCTGAACGGGTGATCATCCGGATGCCTTGATCGATCCATGGTGGAAGAATGCGCACTCCGGAACGAGTGGAAGATCACAAAGTGAAACATCGCACTTTGCATGGCAAGGGTCGCTGACACCGCGTACCGCCCGGGCGCCGCCGGTCGCCTCGGTGGGACGCCGGTGTCCGAAGCAGCCGGATCCGAAGCTCTCCGGCACGTGACCCGAGCACAACCGAGGAGGACGAATGTCCCTGCTCAACGTTGCCCGGTCCGGGTGGGCCGCGAGCACCGGACCGCGGCCCGCTCCCCCGGGCGGTGAATTCGCGGGCACGGCGGCGGAACCGCGAGCCGTACCGCACGGCGGGCACGTCCTGGCCCAGGAGCCCTCGTCCCTGCTGCGTCTCGACGCCGCCGACTACACCATCGTCGGGGTCGTACTGGTCGTCGCACTGGCCGCTCTCGTCTTCGGCTACGTGCTCATCAGGGAGGTGCTGGCGGCCGCTGAGGGCTCCGAGCGGATGCGCGAGATCGCGCGGGCCGTCCAGGAGGGTGCCTCGGCCTATCTCAACCGCCAGTTCCGAACCCTGGCCTTCTTCGCGGTGATCGTGTTCCTGCTGCTGTTCGCGCTCCCGGCCGAGACTCCGGCGCAGCGGATCGGCAGATCCGTGTTCTTCCTGTTCGGCGCGGCGTTCTCCGCCGCCATCGGTTATCTGGGCATGTGGTTGTCCACGCGGGCGAACCTGCGTGTCGCGGCGGCGGCCAACGATCCGACGGCGGGCAGGACCAAGGCGATGCGGATCGCCTTCCGCACCGGTGGGGTGGTCGGTATGACCACCATCGGGCTGGGACTGTTCGGAGCGGCGCTGGTGGTTCTCGTCTACGCGGGGCAGGCACCGCGCGTGCTCGAGGGGTTCGGCTTCGGCGCTGCGCTGCTGGCGATGTTCATGCGTGTCGGTGGCGGGATCTTCACCAAGGCCGCCGACGTCGGAGCGGACCTGGTCGGCAAGGTGGAGCAGAACATCCCAGAGGACGACCCCCGCAACGCCGCCACGATCGCCGACAACGTGGGCGACAACGTCGGCGACTGCGCCGGTATGGCGGCCGACCTGTTCGAGTCCTACGCGGTAACCCTGGTGGCCTCGCTGATCCTGGGAACCGCCGCGTTCGGCACCAAGGGACTGCTGTTCCCGCTGATCGTGCCCGCCATCGGGGTGATCACCGCTGTGATCGGCGTCTACATCACCAGGGCGCGCGCCGGTGAGAGCGCGCTGCTGGCCATAAACCGGTCCTTCTACATCTCCGCGGCGATCTCCGCGGTGGCCTGCGCGATAGCCGCGCTGCTCTACCTGCCCGGCTCCTACTCCGGCCTCACCGGGGTTCCGCCGGGGATCCTCGAACTCGACGGCAACCCCGCCGTGCTCGCGCTGGTGTCCGTGATCATCGGCATCGTGCTCGCAGTGGTCATCCTCAAGCTGACCGGCTACTTCACCGCCACCGAGCGCAAGCCGGTGCGGGACGTCGGCAGGTCCTCCACGACCGGTCCGGCGACGGTGATACTCACCGGTTTCTCGGTCGGATTCGAATCGGCCGTCTACACCGCACTGGTCATCGCCGCCGCCGTGTTCGGGGCCTTCCTGCTGTCCGGCTCCATATCGGTCGCGCTGTTCGCCGTCGCCCTCGCGGGGTGCGGACTGCTGACCACCGTCGGCGTGATCGTCGCGATGGACACCTTCGGGCCGGTGGCGGACAACGCGCAGGGCATCGCGGAGATGTCCGGGGAGTTCGAGGGTGAGGGGGCCGACGTGCTGACCGAGCTGGACGCGGTCGGCAACACCACCAAGGCGATCACCAAGGGCATCGCGATCGCCACCGCCGTGCTGGCTGCCACCGCCCTGTTCGGCTCGTACCGCGACGCGATCGGCAGCGCCCTGGCCGACATCGGTGCCCAGCTCACCGTCGGCGAGTTCCTGGTGTACGCCCCGAACGTGCTCGTCGGGATCGCCATCGGCGCCGCCGTGGTGTTCCTGTTCGCGGGCCTGGCCATCAACGCGGTGTCCCGCGCGGCCGGAGCGGTGGTCCACGAGGTGCGCAGGCAGTTCTCCGCGAAGCCCGGAATCATGGATGGCTCGGAGCGCCCCGAGTACGGCCGGGTGGTCGACATCTGTACCAAGGACTCGTTGCGGGAGCTGACCACTCCGGGGCTGCTGGCGGTCCTCGCTCCGATAGCGGTCGGCTTCGGGCTCGGGGTCGGGCCGCTGGCCGGTTACCTGGCGGGCGCCATCGCGGTGGGAACCCTGATGGCGGTCTTCCTGGCGAACTCGGGCGGTGCCTGGGACAACGCCAAGAAACTGGTCGAGGACGGCTACCACGGCGGCAAGGGGTCGCAGGCGCACGAGGCCACCATCATCGGCGACACCGTCGGGGACCCGTTCAAGGACACCGCCGGGCCCGCCATCAACCCGCTGCTGAAGGTGATGAACCTGGTGTCGGTGCTGGTGGCCCCGGCCGTGGTCACCGTGACGGTCGGCGCAGGGGCCTCGCTGCCGCTGCGGATCACCATCGCC
The nucleotide sequence above comes from Actinopolyspora erythraea. Encoded proteins:
- a CDS encoding sodium-translocating pyrophosphatase, which codes for MSLLNVARSGWAASTGPRPAPPGGEFAGTAAEPRAVPHGGHVLAQEPSSLLRLDAADYTIVGVVLVVALAALVFGYVLIREVLAAAEGSERMREIARAVQEGASAYLNRQFRTLAFFAVIVFLLLFALPAETPAQRIGRSVFFLFGAAFSAAIGYLGMWLSTRANLRVAAAANDPTAGRTKAMRIAFRTGGVVGMTTIGLGLFGAALVVLVYAGQAPRVLEGFGFGAALLAMFMRVGGGIFTKAADVGADLVGKVEQNIPEDDPRNAATIADNVGDNVGDCAGMAADLFESYAVTLVASLILGTAAFGTKGLLFPLIVPAIGVITAVIGVYITRARAGESALLAINRSFYISAAISAVACAIAALLYLPGSYSGLTGVPPGILELDGNPAVLALVSVIIGIVLAVVILKLTGYFTATERKPVRDVGRSSTTGPATVILTGFSVGFESAVYTALVIAAAVFGAFLLSGSISVALFAVALAGCGLLTTVGVIVAMDTFGPVADNAQGIAEMSGEFEGEGADVLTELDAVGNTTKAITKGIAIATAVLAATALFGSYRDAIGSALADIGAQLTVGEFLVYAPNVLVGIAIGAAVVFLFAGLAINAVSRAAGAVVHEVRRQFSAKPGIMDGSERPEYGRVVDICTKDSLRELTTPGLLAVLAPIAVGFGLGVGPLAGYLAGAIAVGTLMAVFLANSGGAWDNAKKLVEDGYHGGKGSQAHEATIIGDTVGDPFKDTAGPAINPLLKVMNLVSVLVAPAVVTVTVGAGASLPLRITIAVVCFLVIAAAVISSKRRSTAIAESSSGDEVVNGAK
- a CDS encoding bifunctional DNA primase/polymerase → MDLATEGWHNAFRIELRVQVFELASRGWPVFPGSYPSAEGWVGHETSAEDLGHGPVPVHRDWRERLTADASDVAGWWADRPYSVLLATGGGVETIEVDADLGRRAAIALRALATPTPIAATPYGRWYFFTEAGRGLNEELAGTAGVRLHSTGSWLPLPPSTFPNGVLHWRVKPQLCDWRLPDPAHVQDALTTGLHQLSGDRGRALTATV
- a CDS encoding DEAD/DEAH box helicase, yielding MSSTGQERARGARGGNRLLDRVLAATPPEDSPVRHVEHLPRRPARHGEWPEWAPRRLVTALRSRGTERPWSHQVHAAELAHRGNNVVIATGTASGKSLAYQLPVLSHLDGDSRATALYLAPTKALGADQLRSVTELDLSGVRPATYDGDTPDTERDWVRAHSRWVFSNPDMLHHGILPRHSRWSRFFRNLSYVVVDECHTYRGVFGSHIALLLRRLRRVAEHYGSRPVFVLASATVAEPAELGSTLTGRTCRAVTEDGSPRGDRTVALWEPPLLEEVTGENGAPIRRSAGAETARIMSDLVIESARCLAFVRSRAGAELAALGARRSLEEVAPRLARRVAAYRGGYLPEQRRELERALLSGDLLALATTNALELGVDISGLDAVVVAGYPGTLASLWQQAGRAGREGEGALVVFVARDDPLDTYLVNNPGAVFDRPVETTVLDPGNPHVLRPHLACAAAELPLDEQALHEFGGEAARENVAALTGAGQLRARRNGWYWTDRQRPHRSVELRGSGGEPTAVVESDSGRLLGTVDQESAHGLVHPGAVYLHQGESFVVDELDLDEGIALVHAEDPEWNTSPREETDIAVLRTLRRHRTPNGLSTNLGEVEVTSRVTGYLRRLPSGEVLDQRPLDLPERSLATRAVWYSLDEELLLSSAPGGAGLDPARVPGALHAAEHAAIGLLPLFATCDRWDIGGVSTALHSDTGEATVFVHDGHPGGAGFADRGFAALFPWLAATREAIVACDCSAGCPSCVQSPKCGNGNEPLDKAGAIAVLDVVLAERTDTPTS